A stretch of Brassica napus cultivar Da-Ae chromosome C6, Da-Ae, whole genome shotgun sequence DNA encodes these proteins:
- the LOC125589013 gene encoding probable pectate lyase 5 produces MTLLHLSLSLFSCLFLVLAPTYVASSHVSDPELVVQEVNQQINASRRNLGVLSCGTGNPIDDCWRCDPKWENNRQRLADCAIGFGKRAIGGRDGKIYVVTDPSDKDAVNPKPGTLRHAVIQEEPLWIIFARDMVIKLKEELIMNSFKTIDGRGANAHIAGGACITVQYVTNIIIHGISIHDCKKRGNAYVRDSPSHYGWRTASDGDAVSIFGGSHVWVDHCSLSNCEDGLVDVIHGSTAITISNNYLTHHDKVMLLGHSDSYTRDKNMQVTIAFNHFGEGLVQRMPRCRHGYFHVVNNDYTHWGMYAIGGSAAPTINSQGNRFLAPNNKVFKEVTKYEDAPQSKWKNWNWRSEGDLFLNGAFFTPSGGRASSMYAKASSLSARPSSLVASVTGNAGALSCKKGSRC; encoded by the exons ATGACACTTCTTCACTTGTCTCTCTCCCTCTTCTCATGTCTCTTCCTTGTCCTAGCTCCGACTTACGTTGCTTCCTCTCATGTCTCCGACCCTGAACTCGTAGTTCAAGAAGTTAACCA acaGATAAATGCTTCTAGGAGGAATCTTGGTGTCCTCTCATGTGGGACCGGAAATCCAATAGACGACTGCTGGAGATGCGACCCCAAATGGGAGAACAACCGACAACGACTAGCTGATTGCGCCATCGGGTTTGGCAAACGCGCAATAGGCGGCCGTGACGGCAAAATATACGTGGTGACCGACCCGAGCGACAAAGACGCGGTTAACCCTAAACCCGGAACGCTAAGACACGCTGTGATCCAGGAAGAACCGCTATGGATCATCTTCGCACGTGACATGGTCATAAAGCTGAAAGAAGAGCTGATCATGAACTCGTTCAAGACCATAGATGGACGTGGAGCGAACGCCCACATCGCAGGCGGCGCGTGCATCACTGTCCAGTACGTGACCAACATCATCATTCACGGCATAAGCATCCACGACTGCAAGAAGAGAGGCAATGCTTACGTCAGAGACTCACCGTCGCATTATGGATGGAGGACTGCATCTGATGGTGACGCCGTCTCTATTTTTGGTGGATCCCACGTGTGGGTAGACCATTGCTCGTTGTCGAACTGCGAGGACGGTCTGGTCGACGTGATCCATGGGTCGACGGCCATTACGATCTCTAATAACTACTTGACGCACCACGACAAAGTGATGCTTTTGGGACACAGTGATTCGTACACGAGAGACAAGAACATGCAAGTCACCATTGCTTTTAATCATTTTGGTGAAGGGCTTGTTCAGAGAATGCccag ATGTAGGCATGGATATTTTCATGTGGTAAATAACGATTATACGCATTGGGGAATGTATGCAATTGGTGGGAGTGCGGCTCCAACGATTAACAGTCAAGGCAATAGATTTCTCGCTCCAAATAATAAAGTCTTTAAAGAG GTGACTAAATACGAAGATGCACCACAAAGCAAATGGAAGAATTGGAATTGGAGATCAGAAGGCGACTTGTTCCTAAACGGTGCGTTTTTTACGCCCTCAGGTGGAAGAGCTTCTTCAATGTATGCAAAAGCTTCTAGTCTGTCCGCTAGACCATCCTCGTTGGTAGCTTCCGTCACGGGCAATGCTGGTGCTCTCTCTTGTAAGAAAGGATCTCGATGTTAA